From Penicillium psychrofluorescens genome assembly, chromosome: 1, one genomic window encodes:
- a CDS encoding uncharacterized protein (ID:PFLUO_001358-T1.cds;~source:funannotate), which yields MKVLETIACLAAVTPLAAADWQFKTRTDLAPPRLNITIPATADVEKGYLFVAPFPGELNTPGSHGPRQQGPCIFRDDGELVWSGYTYFSVWAANFQKARWRGHDILFSFEGDHNPSYGHGHGHATLLNQNYETIRELRAGNHKLMDKHEFHIINEETALIQVYQPVPRDLSRWGGSAEQQWIVDAIFQELDIETGELLFEWSSLEHVSPDEAVLPLNPGQAGAGYNSSDAWDYFHINSVDKDANGDYLISARDACAVHKINGTTGEIIWRLGGRNSDFKLGSNVAFCFQHHARFVSQGEDEETISLYDNAAHGTENNRGHEVHTHPFSQGKIISVNTAKWTAEIVQAFQPPDGLLSKSQGSTQLLPNGNVLVNWGSEGAMTEFTANGTAIFHAYMDSGFLFEGAENYRAFRYNWTGLPTEEPAIVAEKTSAGTAIYVSWNGDTETVAWNFFAITDRYGSRAYLGQASRDGFETSFDVTGHSYQAVAAEAISASGRVLVTTRAAQIQQEVLPPLSSVSTANVHSDSLWAQVVFHGAI from the exons ATGAAGGTTCTTGAGACCATCGCCTGCCTAGCCGCGGTCACGCCGCTGGCTGCTGCAGACTGGCAATTCAAAACTCGGACGGACCTGGCGCCGCCTCGGCTGAACATCACCATCCCGGCCACGGCCGATGTGGAGAAAGGCTACCTCTTCGTAGCGCCTTTCCCGGGCGAGCTGAACACCCCCGGCTCGCATGGCCCGCGTCAGCAGGGTCCGTGCATCTTCCGCGATGACGGCGAGCTTGTCTGGTCGGGATACACCTACTTTTCCGTCTGGGCCGCCAATTTCCAAAAGGCACGATGGAGAGGCCATGACATACTCTTCAGCTTCGAGGGTGACCACAACCCGAGCTATGGCCACGGTCACGGCCACGCGACGCTTCTGAACCAGAACTACGAAACCATCCGGGAGCTGCGCGCGGGCAACCACAAGCTCATGGACAAGCATGAATTCCACATTATCAATGAGGAAACCGCTCTGATCCAGGTCTACCAGCCCGTTCCCCGCGACCTGAGTCGCTGGGGTGGTTCTGCCGAGCAGCAATGGATTGTTGATGCCATCTTCCAGG AACTGGATATCGAGACTGGTGAGCTCCTCTTTGAATGGTCCAGTCTCGAGCACGTCAGTCCCGATG AGGCCGTCCTTCCCCTCAACCCTGGCCAGGCTGGTGCAGGTTACAACTCGTCGGACGCGTGGGACTACTTCCACATCAACTCCGTTGACAAGGATGCAAACGGTGACTACTTGATCTCGGCTCGGGATGCTTGTGCCGTCCACAAGATCAACGGTACCACCGGCGAGATCATCTGGCGCCTCGGCGGCCGCAACTCCGATTTCAAACTGGGCTCCAATGTCGCATTCTGCTTCCAGCACCATGCGCGGTTCGTCTCACAAggtgaggatgaagagactATCTCCCTCTACGACAATGCTGCACACGGAACGGAAAACAACCGGGGCCACGAGGTCCACACGCACCCCTTCTCCCAGGGCAAGATCATCTCGGTCAACACGGCCAAGTGGACGGCGGAGATTGTCCAGGCCTTCCAGCCTCCTGACGGTCTTCTGTCCAAGTCCCAGGGCAGCACACAGCTCCTGCCCAATGGCAACGTTCTGGTAAATTGGGGCTCCGAGGGCGCCATGACGGAATTCACGGCGAATGGCACCGCCATTTTCCACGCGTACATGGATTCCGGCTTCCTGTTCGAGGGCGCTGAGAACTACCGTGCGTTCCGCTACAACTGGACTGGGCTGCCCACCGAGGAGCCGGCCATTGTGGCTGAGAAGACCTCTGCGGGTACGGCCATCTATGTGTCCTGGAACGGCGACACTGAGACCGTCGCGTGGAACTTCTTTGCCATCACCGACCGCTACGGGTCCCGCGCATACCTGGGACAAGCGTCTCGCGATGGATTCGAGACCTCATTCGACGTAACAGGTCATTCGTACCAGGCCGTagccgccgaggccatctCTGCCAGCGGCCGAGTGCTTGTAACTACACGGGCGGCGCAGATCCAGCAGGAGGTGTTGCCTCCCTTGTCGTCTGTGTCCACTGCCAATGTTCATTCGGATAGTTTGTGGGCGCAGGTGGTCTTTCACGGAGCGATTTGA
- a CDS encoding uncharacterized protein (ID:PFLUO_001355-T1.cds;~source:funannotate), protein MSQLSSERHDENILKPCDIFDLIGGTSTGGLIAIMLGRLEMSVDDCIREYSQLMKSVFSEKANNLPFDWSGNIKAQFDSSKLKATIEDVIVRSGALPEDPMDNGARRRCRTFVCTTAKETLQVVRLRSYDVQNEDAIAATICEAALATSAATRFFEPVTIGDRQFVDGAFGANNPIEEVEEEAADIWCPATRHLKPLVKCIVSVGTGNSGRASMDDNILNFLSKTLVRMATKPESTERRFMARWSNEFRENRYFRFNVDHGLQDVRMTECHRQSLIHSATHDYLHHPTQKSRIRDCILNLVSKEEKTDLEFDTTIREHSAWTLRQRILKNATSANNNSWHQSHPQWLVPFERNSRFVDREFMSKIKQKLFSKARSQNLAIYGLGGVGKTQVALELAYQTREMFPDCSIFWIPAVDRESLEHAYQKIAKKLSIPFCGDKKEDIKALVQQRLSQPESGRWLLIYDNADDLDMWTGGTSHSTSGVLKDFLPRSDEGSIVFTTRSGKVAQQLSCANVIEVPEMDEKRASRVLYNSLVDKDLLSDKETTQQLLKHLTYLPLAIVQAASFINENKMDMSRYISLLDGQEQDAIDLLSEDFEDEGRYKTIRNPVATTWLTSFAQIQMKSPLAAEILSFMACINHQDIPISIFQLAPQLQQEKAIGVLNSYSFIRGGHKDGSLEMHRLVHLAMRNWMRSVGTLQKCANSVMYQLWQHYPPFATSDRTGWRAVVPHALQILKLTSNDEDTMEKAGLLWKVASCLTLDGRLNEAERHAHRSAEISKQLLGDEDVHTLSSLGLLAVIYEFQRHYSKALKLHEELYDVSKAVHGSDHPNTIRAMYRLAASCYEAGNNLKAEELCIQAIKYWLRTVGPIHCDTLMTMTLMSLIYVNQGRLHEAAEMASHSLKASRRIMGSDDTHTIVCMSALASIYKYQWRLKEAEELQREAFTRSSNTMGVEHPHTLNIMGLLAHTLKFQHRDAEAIALMTECTQLSEQIYGADHSHTMSSYYAWLDDWTKPR, encoded by the exons ATGTCGCAGCTCAGTTCTGAGCGACATGACGAAAACATTCTAAAGCCTTGCGATATTTTTGATTTGATCGGTGGAACTAGCACCGGAGG CCTCATCGCAATCATGTTGGGCCGATTAGAAATGAGTGTGGACGACTGTATCCGGGAATACAGCCAATTGATGAAGTCTGTCTTTAGCGAGAAGGCGAACAATCTCCCCTTCGATTGGTCCGGCAATATCAAGGCTCAATTCGACAGCAGTAAACTCAAGGCTACAATCGAAGATGTCATAGTCCGCTCTGGCGCACTACCCGAAGATCCTATGGATAACGGAGCACGACGTCGCTGCAGAACATTTGTCTGCACAACTGCGAAAGAGACCCTTCAAGTTGTTCGCCTTCGCAGCTATGATGTCCAAAATGAGGATGCAATAGCAGCAACAATTTGTGAGGCCGCTTTGGCCACTTCTGCTGCCACACGGTTCTTTGAACCAGTAACTATTGGAGACCGGCAATTTGTCGATGGCGCATTTGGTGCAAACAATCCAATCGAAGAGGTAGAGGAAGAAGCTGCCGATATCTGGTGTCCTGCGACTCGCCACCTGAAGCCTCTAGTCAAGTGCATTGTTTCTGTTGGTACAGGCAACTCTGGACGAGCATCCATGGATGATAACATTCTCAATTTTCTTTCGAAAACTTTGGTCAGAATGGCCACAAAACCGGAAAGTACCGAGAGGCGATTCATGGCCCGTTGGAGCAATGAATTTAGAGAGAACCGCTACTTTCGATTCAATGTCGACCACGGCTTGCAGGATGTGCGTATGACCGAATGTCACCGACAAAGTTTGATCCACTCGGCGACTCACGATTATCTACACCATCCCACCCAAAAGTCTCGTATTCGAGATTGCATTTTGAATCTGGTGAGCAAAGAGG AAAAAACGGATCTTGAATTCGATACTACCATACGT GAACACTCCGCTTGGACCCTTCGCCAGCGGATTCTCAAAAACGCAACATCGGCAAACAACAATTCCTGGCACCAATCCCATCCACAATGGCTCGTACCATTTGAGCGAAACTCTCGGTTTGTGGATCGGGAGTTCATGAGCAAAATAAAGCAAAAGCTGTTCTCCAAAGCCCGGTCTCAGAACCTGGCGATCTATGGGCTTGGCGGCGTGGGAAAGACCCAGGTCGCCCTGGAACTGGCTTATCAGACAAGAGAAATGTTCCCAGATTGCTCTATCTTCTGGATTCCCGCAGTAGATCGGGAGTCTCTTGAGCATGCATACCAAAAGATCGCAAAAAAACTCAGTATTCCCTTCTGtggagacaagaaagaagacatcaAGGCCTTGGTACAACAGCGTCTCAGCCAACCAGAATCTGGCCGGTGGCTTCTGATTTATGATAACGCAGACGACCTAGATATGTGGACCGGGGGCACATCGCATTCCACTTCAGGCGTTCTCAAAGATTTCCTTCCCCGGAGTGACGAAGGCTCGATTGTATTTACAACACGAAGTGGTAAGGTGGCTCAACAGCTGTCCTGTGCGAATGTCATTGAGGTGCCAGAGATGGATGAAAAAAGAGCTTCTCGTGTACTGTACAACTCGCTGGTCGACAAAGATCTCCTCAGCGATAAGGAGACTACACAGCAGCTTCTAAAGCACTTGACCTATCTTCCGCTGGCCATAGTCCAAGCTGCTTCTTTCATCAACGAAAACAAAATGGACATGTCTCGCTATATTTCCCTCCTGGATGGTCAAGAACAAGATGCCATTGACCTTCTTAGTGAAGATTTCGAAGATGAAGGTCGATACAAGACCATCAGAAACCCAGTTGCGACTACATGGCTTACGTCCTTTGCCCAAATCCAGATGAAAAGTCCGCTGGCAGCTGAGATTCTGTCTTTTATGGCCTGTATCAATCATCAAGATATACCAATTTCAATCTTTCAACTCGCACCGCAGCTTCAACAAGAGAAAGCCATTGGGGTCCTCAACTCATATTCATTTATTCGTGGAGGGCATAAGGATGGCAGTCTGGAAATGCACCGCCTGGTCCACCTTGCAATGCGGAACTGGATGAGGTCCGTTGGTACATTACAGAAATGTGCCAATTCCGTTATGTATCAGCTTTGGCAACATTATCCACCTTTTGCCACTTCTGATCGAACTGGATGGCGAGCAGTCGTGCCTCACGCCCTTCAAATTCTCAAACTCACTTCAAATGATGAGGACACCATGGAGAAAGCGGGGCTTCTCTGGAAGGTTGCTAGCTGTCTTACACTTGATGGAAGACTCAATGAGGCTGAGAGGCATGCCCACCGATCCGCTGAAATTTCAAAGCAATTGCTtggggatgaggatgtccACACCTTGTCGTCTTTGGGTCTCTTGGCGGTGATATACGAATTTCAACGACACTATTCCAAGGCGTTAAAGCTGCACGAGGAGCTCTACGATGTTTCCAAGGCAGTTCACGGGTCTGATCACCCGAACACAATCAGAGCTATGTACAGGTTGGCTGCTTCGTGTTATGAGGCAGGAAACAATCTCAAGGCTGAGGAGCTCTGTATTCAGGCTATCAAGTACTGGCTGAGGACTGTGGGCCCCATTCACTGCGATACATTGATGACTATGACTCTGATGAGCCTGATCTATGTCAACCAGGGCCGACTCCATGAGGCAGCAGAGATGGCCTCTCATTCGTTGAAGGCCTCGAGAAGAATCATGGGGTCTGATGATACTCATACAATTGTCTGTATGAGTGCACTTGCCTCGATTTACAAATATCAGTGGCGTTTGaaagaggcagaagaatTACAACGGGAAGCCTTCACGCGAAGTTCAAACACTATGGGAGTGGAACATCCACATACTCTGAACATTATGGGCTTACTAGCCCACACGTTGAAGTTTCAACATCGTGATGCGGAGGCTATTGCACTGATGACTGAATGCACACAATTGAGTGAGCAAATATATGGTGCAGATCATTCTCACACAATGTCCTCATACTATGCGTGGCTTGACGATTGGACGAAACCAAGGTAA
- a CDS encoding uncharacterized protein (ID:PFLUO_001356-T1.cds;~source:funannotate): MVLAKHLLLSLLASCSAAYQISVAKSGGNATTNLQYGVMEEEINHCGEGGLYAELIRNRAFQGSKTYPSSLDAWVPIRGSSLALKNLSDPLSSALPTSVRVSGIGQSGFTNLGFFGIDVRPQKYSGSFYVKGSYNGKFTAKLQSITSGKILANTTITSKCAGDGWVQHEFVLMPETTASNTNNTFSLTFDASKTSDGYLDFNLISLFPPTWNNRPNGLRRDLMQAMYDLGPKFLRFPGGNNLEGETIPGRWKWNETIGPLTDRPGRATTWGYEETSGMGLVEYMEWCDDLGMEPILAIWSGHALNGDSVSEADLDFYVQDALNELEFLTGPVDTHYGALRAKYGHPEPWTIRYVEVGNEDNLSGGMDSYTGYRFQAFYDALSKRYPDIQVIASTIDMTLPGNAGGDYHLYDIPDNFITKFNMWDNYTDQHPILLGEIAATEFNNGYGVNWSDYHFSTYPWWIASVGEAVFLLGAERNADKIIGTTYAPWMMNLDNYEWSPTMLAFNANPDQTARSTSWHVYSLFNHNHMTNTLPATSPDAFGPLYYAAGLDSQTNSRIFKAAVYNSTANVPVSLKFEGVDRGATADLTVLTAPSAYAMNAVGAPNKVDSQTVKVTAGKNGIFNFKLPNLSVAVLRTNA, translated from the exons ATGGTACTGGCTAAGCATCTTCTCCTATCGCTGCTGGCGTCATGCAGCGCGGCCTACCAGATCTCAGTTGCAAAATCTGGTGGCAATGCCACGACCAACCTACAATATGGCGTGATGGAAGAG GAAATCAACCACTGCGGTGAAGGAGGTCTCTATGCGGAATTGATTCGCAACAGAGCCTTCCAAGGAAGTAAAACGTACCCTTCATCGCTGGATGCATGGGTGCCGATCAGAGGTTCGTCGTTGGCTTTAAAAAACCTAAGTGATCCGCTCTCCTCGGCTCTCCCTACCTCAGTCAGAGTGTCAGGAATTGGCCAGTCCGGCTTTACCAACCTGGGATTCTTTGGCATTGATGTGCGGCCTCAGAAGTATAGCGGGTCTTTCTATGTCAAGGGCTCTTACAACGGCAAGTTCACCGCAAAGCTCCAATCAATTACAAGTGGAAAGATTCTAGCAAATACCACCATTACTTCGAAGTGTGCCGGAGACGGATGGGTCCAGCATGAATTTGTTCTTATGCCCGAGACAACGGCTTCAAACACCAACAACACCTTTTCGCTGACGTTCGATGCCTCG AAAACATCTGATGGCTATCTTGACTTCAATCTCATTAGTCTGTTCCCACCGACTTGGAATAACCGTCCCAATGGGCTCCGCCGCGATCTGATGCAAGCCATGTATGATCTTGGTCCT AAATTCCTTCGGTTCCCTGGTGGCAACAACCTCGAAGGCGAGACGATTCCTGGTCGATGGAAATGGAACGAGACTATCGGACCCCTCACAGACCGCCCCGGCCGCGCCACAACATGGGGATATGAAGAGACTAGCGGCATGGGTTTGGTTGAGTACATGGAATGGTGTGATGATCTTGGGATGGAGCCCA TTCTCGCTATTTGGAGCGGCCATGCCCTAAATGGGGATAGTGTCTCGGAAGCCGACCTCGACTTCTACGTACAGGACGCGCTGAATGAGCTGGAGTTTCTCACCGGGCCTGTGGACACCCATTACGGTGCTCTACGAGCCAAATACGGCCATCCGGAGCCGTGGACGATTCGGTATGTTGAGGTCGGCAACGAGGATAACCTGAGTGGAGGTATGGATTCATACACGGGATACCGGTTCCAGGCCTTCTACGATGCCCTCTCCAAGAGATACCCAGACATTCAAGTGATCGCATCGACCATCGACATGACACTTCCTGGCAATGCAGGTGGTGATTACCATCTGTACGATATCCCGGACAACTTCATCACCAAGTTCAACATGTGGGATAACTACACCGATCAGCATCCAATCCTGCTCG GCGAAATTGCAGCGACCGAGTTCAACAACGGATATGGCGTCAACTGGAGTGATTACCACTTCTCTACGTATCCTTGGTGGATCGCCTCCGTTGGGGAAGCAGTCTTCCTCCTGGGTGCAGAGAGAAATGCCGACAAAATTATCGGAACAACCTAT GCACCCTGGATGATGAACTTGGATAACTATGAATGGTCGCCAACCATGCTGGCCTTCAACGCGAACCCAGATCAGACGGCCCGCTCCACAAGTTGGCATGTCTACAGT CTGttcaaccacaaccacatGACGAATACCCTCCCCGCAACTTCCCCTGACGCTTTCGGCCCGCTCTACTACGCCGCCGGACTTGACAGCCAGACCAATTCGCGCATCTTCAAGGCAGCAGTTTATAACAGCACCGCCAATGTGCCAGTGTCGTTGAAATTTGAGGGCGTTGACCGAGGTGCAACAGCTGATCTGACCGTGCTGACAGCTCCAAGCGCTTATGCCATGAACGCCGTCGGTGCTCCAAACAAGGTGGATAGCCAGACCGTGAAGGTCACGGCCGGGAAGAATGGAATATTCAACTTCAAGTTGCCAAATCTGAGTGTTGCGGTGCTGAGAACCAACGCTTAG
- a CDS encoding uncharacterized protein (ID:PFLUO_001354-T1.cds;~source:funannotate), whose protein sequence is MSAQNYYQQQPQYPQHPQYPPNAYGPHQGYGGYPPPQQGYGYGGPPQPYQQQQMDYQRPPPPQQKSDGGKGCLGACLAALCCCFVCEEGCECCADCVECCEMC, encoded by the exons ATGTCTGCTCAAAATTactaccagcagcaacccCAATACCCCCAGCACCCCCAGTACCCGCCGAATGC CTACGGTCCCCACCAGGGTTACGGTGGATaccctcctccccagcagGGTTACGGTTACGGGGGGCCTCCCCAGCCCTACCAGCAGCAG CAAATGGACTATCAGCGGCCCCCACCTCCCCAGCAGAAGTCGGACGGTGGCAAGGGATGTCTCGGCGCTTG CCTGGCTGCCCTGTGCTGCTGCTTCGTCTGCGAGGAGGGATGCGAGTGCTGTGCCGACTGCGTCGAGTGCTGCGAGATGTGCTAA
- a CDS encoding uncharacterized protein (ID:PFLUO_001357-T1.cds;~source:funannotate): protein MAAPHPSERPDAQHEAESGSAMPVSSEQEPLLRSNEARSTWKSPPGFTWIQIAIMSNVFLSGFDSTITASTYAVISSDFNAANTASWLTTSYLVTSTAFQPLYGRFSDLLGRRTCFFTATICFMVGCLGCGVARDIVFLDIMRALTGIGGGGLMTMATIINSDLIPFRHRGMYQAIQNVSNGFGAICGASFGGSIVDSIGWRWCFLLQCPVSLSALVLGHFVLKFPGDDIESTSERAPQGIWRQIDLSGACLLVLALSSQLFGLSLGGNELAWTNFWVILSLVVSVVLLAIFFVVEARTSAVPVMPLKMLRGVLPVATQISNVCVGMAAYAYLFTLPLLFQVILLDSPSKAGGRLATPCLATPLGGLISGIVMSRWGKLSYLVRTGAGLMFIGNLLVMLLRFHDAEWKYFAYVIPANLGQGIVYPGILFTFLAAFDHSDHAVSASTVYLIRSLGTVWGVAVTSAIVQNTLSSGLPEALSGIPDKWNVIDEIRHSVSAIYDLPPDVQTAARLVYYRAIRLSFAASTSFGFVATVAAFFTRGKGLERASDD, encoded by the exons atggctgcccCTCACCCGAGTGAAAGACCAGATGCTCAACACGAAGCAGAGTCAGGGTCAGCGATGCCTGTTTCAAGCGAACAAGAGCCTCTGTTGCGATCAAATGAAGCCCGGTCGACTTGGAAGTCGCCGCCGGGGTTTACATGGATTCAAATCG CGATTATGTCCAATGTATTCCTCTCCGGCTTTGACAGCACGATCACTGCTTCAACCTACGCCGTGATTAGTTCGGATTTCAACGCCGCAAACACTGCCTCTTGGTTGACCACTTCCTATTTGGTCACGAGCACGGCATTCCAGCCGCTGTATGGAAGATTCTCGGACTTATTGGGTCGTCGTACATGCTTCTTTACTGCGACTATTTGCTTTATGGTCGGCTGTCTGGGCTGCGGCGTGGCCCGTGATATCGTGTTCTTGGATATTATGCGAGCCTTGACTGGCAttggaggcggaggcttGATGACAATGG CTACCATTATCAACTCCGACCTCATCCCTTTCCGTCACCGTGGCATGTACCAAGCGATCCAGAATGTCTCCAACGGATTCGGCGCTATCTGCGGTGCATCTTTTGGTGGCTCGATCGTCGACTCCATTGGATGGCGTTGGTGCTTTTTGCTGCAATGCCCGGTGTCTCTGAGTGCGCTGGTCTTGGGCCATTTTGTTTTAAAGTTCCCGGGCGATGATATTGAATCTACCTCTGAACGGGCTCCACAAGGCATCTGGCGTCAGATCGATCTCTCGGGTGCCTGCTTGTTAGTCCTGGCACTTTCTAGCCAGTTATTCGGACTGAGCCTGGGTGGCAACGAGCTTGCTTGGACAAACTTCTGggtgatcttgtccttggtTGTCAGCGTGGTGCTCCTGGCCATCTTTTTTGTGGTTGAGGCTAGAACCTCCGCTGTTCCTGTAATGCCGCTGAAGATGCTTCGGGGGGTTCTCCCCGTAGCAACGCAGATTTCCAATGTCTGTGTGGGCATGGCTGCGTACGCT TACCTCTTCACACTTCCGCTGTTGTTTCAGGTGATTCTCCTAGACAGCCCCAGCAAAGCAGGTGGTCGCCTGGCTACTCCATGCTTGGCCACTCCATTGGGAGGGCTTATCTCCGGCATTGTCATGTCTCGCTGGGGGAAGCTTTCTTATCTCGTGCGAACGGGCGCCGGTCTGATGTTCATTGGAAACCTGCtggtgatgctgctgcgatTCCACGACGCAGAATGGAAATATTTTGCCTATGTGATTCCCGCCAATCTCGGCCAGGGTATCGTGTACCCAGGAATTCTATTTACCTTCCTGGCTGCATTCGACCACTCTG ACCACGCCGTCTCCGCCTCTACAGTTTACCTCATCCGCTCCCTTGGGACAGTCTGGGGTGTCGCTGTCACCTCTGCCATCGTCCAGAACACATTGAGCTCAGGCCTCCCGGAGGCCCTGAGTGGAATACCAGATAAATGGAAC GTAATCGACGAGATTCGTCACTCCGTCTCTGCAATTTACGATCTACCCCCGGACGTACAGACGGCCGCTCGACTGGTGTACTACCGCGCAATCCGGTTGTCGTTCGCGGCATCTACGTCTTTCGGGTTCGTTGCAACAGTGGCAGCCTTCTTCACCCGCGGGAAGGGACTGGAACGCGCTTCCGACGATTAA